A window of Paraburkholderia bryophila contains these coding sequences:
- a CDS encoding GGDEF domain-containing protein — protein MTGPRILFCWGLAVALCMSGICAAILFEARLDASNHAADTSHNLALLVERDIGRNIELYDLSIQAVVEGLRDPEVRNLSVHLQRQALFDRAATARYLEAMVVIDASGRVVLDAASDTPRAGNFAESPFFTAHRDNPRLGLYVSNPYHSKFGDGPLSIALSRRISNPDGSFAGIVLIEIDLNYFRALLGGLSLGPHGSISVVSRNGIVIMRQPFSSAFVGMDISRAATVRHFQTTSEGIFTATASLDGVRRQYAFTNFPDLPLIVMVAQAEEDIYAQWRDRAIRMGSAMAVFSAVFVGVSVWLGVQQRDRMRAESELRTLARTDELTGLKNRRTLFEVLDHEWRRARRTRSPFSLLFIDIDSFKAYNDTYGHQAGDDALAAVARCIAGSVLRPCDSAARYGGEEFVVVLPDTDETGSLTVAEKIRGCVSDMGIAHAASIYGHVTVSIGAATRMADHRTEAHVVLQTADQALYRAKHAGRNRVAVLGEAASECL, from the coding sequence ATGACCGGACCGCGTATCCTTTTCTGCTGGGGGCTGGCGGTCGCGCTGTGCATGTCCGGAATTTGCGCGGCGATACTCTTTGAAGCCCGGCTCGATGCATCCAATCACGCGGCCGACACTTCACACAATCTGGCACTGCTGGTCGAGCGCGATATCGGTCGCAACATCGAACTGTACGACCTGTCGATTCAGGCGGTTGTCGAGGGTCTGCGCGATCCGGAGGTGCGCAATCTGTCGGTGCATCTGCAGAGACAGGCTCTCTTCGATCGGGCGGCGACTGCGCGATATCTGGAAGCAATGGTCGTGATCGATGCGTCGGGCCGGGTCGTACTCGACGCCGCGAGCGACACGCCACGTGCCGGCAACTTCGCCGAATCCCCTTTTTTCACGGCGCATCGGGACAACCCCCGCCTCGGCCTCTACGTCAGCAACCCGTATCACTCGAAGTTCGGTGACGGACCGCTGAGTATTGCGCTAAGCCGTCGCATCTCGAACCCCGATGGCTCGTTCGCCGGCATTGTCCTGATCGAAATCGACCTGAACTATTTCCGCGCGCTGCTGGGTGGCTTGTCGCTCGGCCCGCATGGCTCGATATCCGTGGTGAGCCGGAACGGTATCGTGATCATGCGCCAGCCTTTTAGCTCGGCGTTTGTGGGTATGGACATTAGTCGGGCGGCCACGGTGCGCCATTTCCAAACCACGTCCGAAGGTATCTTCACGGCGACCGCATCGCTCGACGGCGTGCGTCGGCAATACGCTTTTACAAACTTCCCGGACCTCCCGTTGATCGTGATGGTGGCGCAGGCAGAAGAGGACATCTACGCGCAATGGCGGGATCGGGCGATCCGGATGGGCTCGGCGATGGCGGTGTTCAGTGCGGTCTTTGTCGGCGTGTCTGTCTGGCTCGGGGTGCAGCAACGCGACCGCATGCGGGCGGAATCCGAATTGCGGACGCTGGCGCGAACGGATGAACTCACCGGACTAAAAAACCGCCGCACGCTTTTCGAGGTACTCGACCACGAGTGGCGCAGAGCGCGCCGCACAAGAAGTCCGTTCTCTCTGCTTTTTATCGATATCGATAGCTTTAAAGCCTACAACGACACGTACGGGCACCAGGCCGGAGACGATGCACTCGCGGCTGTCGCGCGATGTATTGCAGGCAGTGTTTTGCGTCCCTGCGACAGTGCCGCGCGCTACGGCGGTGAAGAGTTCGTGGTTGTGCTGCCGGATACGGATGAGACGGGCTCATTGACGGTAGCCGAAAAAATCCGCGGATGCGTCAGCGACATGGGCATCGCGCACGCCGCGAGCATATATGGGCACGTCACGGTGAGTATTGGCGCTGCAACGAGAATGGCGGACCACCGCACCGAAGCCCACGTCGTCCTGCAAACGGCGGATCAGGCGCTTTATCGGGCCAAACACGCGGGTAGAAATCGCGTCGCCGTACTCGGGGAGGCGGCATCCGAGTGTCTTTAA
- a CDS encoding EAL domain-containing protein, giving the protein MNYVRNAASRVPTVEIDDEPTTSQRTEDTLSSKILDGLRAAEFHVVYQPIVHAETRRLTGVECLLRWRHPQYGLLLPGSFISAFDNHEVAREASRFVLESACRQLSEAQRAGQVLPRVAVNIQPSELLGDTLSGDIAELTAQYGIDSSLLELELLESEDVSKLLSLQQFTHPLKQLGVRIALDDFGSGYSSLAALASIPADTIKVARGFLTRLPDSERACTLMNGVLDLLNKLGMTIVVEGVETAAQLEWLSRHENIHLQGYFLARPKATLAEAIAAC; this is encoded by the coding sequence GTGAATTACGTCAGAAATGCTGCTTCACGCGTGCCCACCGTCGAAATCGACGACGAGCCGACCACGTCGCAACGCACTGAAGACACGCTGTCCTCGAAAATCCTGGATGGATTACGTGCCGCGGAGTTCCACGTCGTCTACCAGCCTATCGTTCATGCGGAAACACGCAGGTTGACGGGTGTCGAATGTTTGTTGCGTTGGCGGCATCCGCAATACGGATTGCTGTTGCCCGGGAGTTTCATCTCCGCGTTCGACAACCACGAGGTGGCGCGCGAAGCGAGCCGCTTCGTGCTGGAATCGGCGTGTCGGCAACTCAGTGAGGCCCAGCGAGCGGGTCAGGTCCTGCCGCGCGTCGCCGTCAACATTCAGCCTTCCGAACTGCTTGGCGACACATTGAGCGGCGACATTGCTGAATTGACGGCCCAATACGGTATCGATTCGTCGCTGCTCGAACTCGAGTTGCTCGAATCCGAAGATGTATCGAAACTGCTTTCGCTTCAGCAATTCACCCACCCGCTCAAACAACTCGGCGTTCGCATCGCACTCGACGATTTCGGCTCGGGCTATTCGTCTCTCGCCGCATTGGCGTCGATCCCTGCCGACACGATCAAGGTGGCGCGCGGATTCCTGACCCGGCTACCGGATTCGGAGCGCGCCTGCACGTTGATGAACGGCGTTCTCGATCTGCTCAACAAGCTCGGCATGACGATCGTGGTGGAAGGCGTGGAGACTGCAGCGCAATTGGAATGGCTCAGTCGCCATGAAAACATCCACTTGCAAGGTTACTTTCTGGCGAGGCCGAAGGCGACGCTCGCGGAAGCCATTGCGGCTTGTTGA
- a CDS encoding DUF2844 domain-containing protein, whose translation MVLSLVASAHAELGSTPTWLMDGNNSSMNQIDATAPGSTSYTVSETRLPSGTVVREYVAHSGTVFAIVWTGPRMAPLSTLLGNYFSTYLQGLSAAHAAHGGYGPAAIEQAGLVVHTGGHMGAFAGIAYLPQALPQGISPADLR comes from the coding sequence ATGGTCCTATCGCTGGTCGCTTCAGCACACGCAGAACTCGGGAGTACTCCCACATGGCTCATGGACGGTAACAACAGCAGCATGAATCAGATCGACGCTACCGCGCCGGGCTCGACGTCATACACGGTCAGTGAAACCAGGCTGCCATCGGGCACGGTCGTCCGGGAATATGTGGCGCACAGCGGCACCGTGTTCGCCATCGTATGGACCGGGCCGCGGATGGCGCCTCTCTCCACGTTGCTCGGCAACTACTTTTCGACCTACCTTCAGGGCCTGTCCGCCGCCCATGCGGCGCATGGCGGTTATGGTCCGGCGGCTATCGAGCAGGCCGGGCTGGTCGTCCATACAGGTGGACATATGGGCGCCTTTGCCGGGATCGCCTATCTGCCTCAGGCCCTGCCGCAAGGAATAAGTCCGGCCGACCTGCGATAG
- a CDS encoding DUF3443 family protein produces MRILSCSLAGGLMIWLAACGGGGGGSSSTPSSGNTVAVSPAAASSATASSGTTVSQPPPSLLPAANTASNAIPVLVSSAVSGTRNFPMVDVTVCTPGTDATANCATIPRVVLDTGSSGLRIFASALPTSTLSTLPKQSLPPTGNTLAECAVFASGYAWGTVRQVDVLLSGEVAQNVPIQVMGDATLAATAPADCQMNIAYSAALILGANGILGVSVNPRDCGTACANGNVAGFYYSCGAAGCTTTSLAVSQQVGNPVQFFPVDNNGVLVELPPVAAGGALSASGTLIFGIDTQPNNTLAGQSATILPTNGYGEFNATYLGVTFPSSASFDTGSPSMYLQNTAVPVNSAGFYAPTNTLAQSVTLSGLNSASTTINFNIANASDLLASANYAFNDIAYSIPNLFDLGMPFFFGRHVYFGLANSVSQGGGAGPYVAFLSD; encoded by the coding sequence GTGCGAATTCTCTCGTGTTCCCTTGCCGGCGGCCTGATGATCTGGCTCGCGGCATGCGGTGGCGGCGGTGGCGGATCTTCGTCGACGCCATCGAGCGGCAACACAGTCGCCGTAAGTCCGGCTGCGGCTAGCTCCGCTACGGCGTCTTCAGGAACCACCGTAAGCCAACCGCCTCCCTCGCTGCTTCCGGCGGCCAATACCGCAAGCAATGCCATTCCGGTTCTCGTTTCATCGGCGGTATCGGGTACGCGCAACTTTCCGATGGTCGATGTCACTGTCTGCACACCCGGCACCGATGCGACCGCCAACTGCGCAACGATTCCTAGAGTCGTGCTGGACACCGGATCCTCCGGATTGCGCATTTTTGCGTCGGCTCTGCCGACCTCGACGTTGTCGACCTTGCCGAAACAGAGCCTGCCGCCCACCGGCAATACGCTTGCCGAATGCGCCGTCTTTGCCAGCGGCTATGCATGGGGCACCGTACGTCAGGTGGATGTGCTGCTATCGGGCGAGGTTGCGCAGAACGTCCCCATTCAGGTGATGGGCGATGCCACGCTGGCCGCGACCGCGCCCGCCGATTGTCAAATGAACATTGCCTATTCCGCGGCGCTGATACTGGGGGCCAACGGCATACTGGGCGTTTCCGTCAATCCGCGCGACTGCGGGACCGCGTGCGCGAACGGCAATGTCGCCGGCTTTTACTACTCCTGCGGCGCGGCAGGCTGCACGACCACAAGCCTGGCGGTGAGTCAGCAGGTCGGCAACCCGGTCCAGTTCTTCCCCGTCGACAACAACGGCGTACTGGTGGAGCTACCTCCCGTCGCGGCTGGCGGTGCGCTATCGGCATCGGGTACGCTGATCTTCGGGATCGATACGCAGCCGAACAACACGCTTGCAGGTCAAAGTGCGACTATTCTGCCAACCAACGGGTATGGTGAGTTCAATGCAACTTACCTCGGTGTAACGTTTCCATCCAGCGCTTCGTTCGACACTGGCTCACCCAGCATGTATCTGCAGAACACGGCCGTTCCTGTCAACAGTGCCGGCTTCTATGCCCCAACCAATACGCTGGCGCAATCGGTCACCCTCTCCGGCCTGAATTCAGCTAGCACGACCATCAATTTCAATATCGCCAACGCCAGCGATCTGTTGGCGTCGGCGAACTATGCCTTTAACGATATCGCCTACTCTATTCCCAATCTGTTTGATCTCGGCATGCCGTTCTTCTTTGGGCGCCACGTCTACTTCGGGCTGGCCAATTCAGTCTCGCAAGGAGGCGGCGCAGGTCCCTATGTGGCATTTTTATCGGATTGA
- the flhC gene encoding flagellar transcriptional regulator FlhC has protein sequence MEKRSLIKDAHEIFSAIALIELGARLQVLESELSLPRVRLIRLYHEVKGIAPPKGMLPYSADRYMTWRANIHASLFYNIYLYLKTETGCSHLDALTKGYRLYLDHCGEDGVSPALDMTRAWTLVRFFDAGILQLTQCCRCRGKFVAHRYDPQRNVLCCACLPPPARVGKTKTRPCPAIQEQKAAPKAVVPITRERCPDASLRLPA, from the coding sequence ATGGAAAAGCGAAGCTTGATAAAAGACGCGCACGAGATATTCAGCGCTATCGCCCTGATTGAACTCGGCGCCCGCCTGCAAGTGCTGGAGTCCGAGCTCTCGCTGCCACGCGTCCGCTTGATCCGGCTGTACCACGAGGTCAAAGGCATCGCGCCGCCAAAGGGCATGTTGCCCTACTCGGCCGATAGGTACATGACCTGGCGGGCGAACATCCATGCCTCGCTGTTTTACAACATCTATCTTTACCTGAAAACTGAAACGGGCTGCTCGCATCTCGACGCGCTCACGAAAGGCTACCGGCTCTACCTCGATCATTGCGGGGAAGACGGCGTGAGCCCGGCGCTGGATATGACAAGAGCGTGGACGCTAGTGCGTTTCTTCGACGCGGGCATTCTGCAGCTAACGCAATGTTGCCGTTGCCGGGGCAAATTCGTAGCGCACCGATACGATCCGCAGCGCAACGTGCTGTGTTGCGCCTGTTTGCCGCCACCGGCGCGCGTCGGAAAAACAAAGACGCGCCCCTGCCCCGCGATACAGGAACAAAAGGCGGCGCCGAAAGCGGTCGTCCCGATTACCCGGGAAAGATGCCCGGACGCTTCCCTCAGATTGCCCGCTTGA
- a CDS encoding OmpA family protein, translating into MNKLLTSSLLIGTTLLAACSSGSGPMFNAYSVDTGGGEKTFRVECRGVFEGTQTCQKEAEKICGNKPVHVLEKIDALHAADDSRSDPRVMTFNCGAPAAPDAMTPPPEPVAIAAEPKVLRLAGDANFNVDGATLNAAAIAKLDALLSASANVAFKTVKVTGYTDSTGSASHNLKLSTARSTAVMRYLEGHGLHADKYEMRGLASADPVASNATASGRAQNRRVEIRLDTE; encoded by the coding sequence ATGAATAAACTTTTGACTTCTTCGTTGCTGATTGGCACGACGTTGCTGGCTGCCTGCTCGAGCGGCTCGGGTCCCATGTTCAACGCCTATTCGGTGGATACCGGCGGCGGAGAGAAGACCTTCCGGGTCGAGTGTCGCGGCGTGTTCGAAGGCACGCAGACGTGCCAGAAAGAGGCCGAGAAAATCTGCGGCAACAAACCCGTACATGTTCTCGAAAAAATCGACGCGCTGCACGCGGCTGACGACAGTCGCTCCGATCCGCGCGTGATGACCTTCAACTGCGGCGCGCCGGCTGCTCCCGATGCGATGACGCCGCCTCCGGAACCTGTCGCTATCGCTGCCGAACCGAAGGTTCTGCGGCTTGCGGGCGATGCCAATTTCAATGTCGACGGTGCGACGCTGAACGCAGCGGCAATCGCCAAGCTCGACGCGCTGCTGAGCGCGAGCGCGAATGTGGCATTCAAGACCGTGAAGGTGACCGGCTATACGGATTCGACGGGCTCGGCGAGCCACAACCTGAAGCTGTCTACCGCCCGTTCTACTGCGGTCATGCGATACCTCGAGGGCCACGGTTTGCATGCCGACAAGTATGAGATGCGTGGCCTGGCGTCGGCCGATCCGGTAGCCTCGAATGCGACGGCGAGCGGACGCGCGCAGAACCGCCGCGTGGAAATCCGGCTGGACACGGAGTAA
- a CDS encoding hybrid sensor histidine kinase/response regulator: MHEDAVSSRERIAAEQIEIMFRFVTVAVLAAALFAVMLALIIAHLGYLTPMVGFCWVGYIVACACSHIVLFYFYRRSESARARWRYWAALFTIISLAEGCGWGWASINLATGGGFEIASLMVLAAGGVAAGSIPAFNPFLPTLFTFVLTSTLPYTFVSLASADKVQQATSPMVLLYIGVLCCLGILANSALRQSIGLRIKTEQMATELMRQKEIAEQANRAKSNFLAAASHDLRQPVHALGLFVGALSLVPMPLEGQRLVERIDESTNALDNLFAALIDISRLDAGVVAANCRPFAIGPILDRVCRDFAGEATNKGLTLSCMPCRAIVDSDPTLVERIARNLVSNAVRYTDRGRIVVGCRRRGSHIAMQVWDTGRGIPPHEQSHIFQEYYQIGNPERDREKGLGLGLAIVRRLADLLACKLVLQSKSGHGSCFEVSLARSTRAATSLMVPAVETHILSSTGFVVVVDDERAIREGMSSLLTGWGYDVLTAASADEAIKALAARMERPDLLICDLRLRGENGIEVIEILRAEYNEQIPAMLITGDTGADQLIDAHASGFVLLHKPVPNGKMRAVITRLISAGLNEQFASGTEV, from the coding sequence TTGCATGAAGATGCAGTTTCTTCGCGGGAACGTATTGCTGCCGAACAGATCGAGATCATGTTCAGATTCGTGACCGTGGCTGTACTCGCCGCTGCACTCTTTGCAGTCATGCTGGCGCTCATCATTGCCCATCTCGGTTATCTGACTCCGATGGTCGGCTTCTGCTGGGTCGGCTACATCGTCGCCTGCGCGTGTAGCCATATCGTGCTGTTCTATTTCTACCGACGCTCTGAATCCGCCCGTGCACGGTGGCGTTACTGGGCTGCCCTTTTCACAATCATCAGTCTTGCTGAAGGATGCGGATGGGGCTGGGCGTCGATCAATCTGGCAACCGGTGGCGGCTTTGAAATCGCCTCTTTGATGGTTCTCGCGGCGGGGGGTGTCGCCGCCGGCTCCATTCCCGCGTTCAATCCGTTTCTCCCCACGCTCTTCACGTTCGTCCTGACGTCGACATTGCCGTACACCTTCGTCAGCCTGGCTTCCGCCGACAAAGTACAACAGGCCACGTCGCCCATGGTGCTGCTCTACATCGGCGTGCTGTGTTGCCTCGGCATTCTGGCAAACAGCGCACTCAGGCAAAGCATTGGGTTGCGCATCAAAACAGAGCAGATGGCGACCGAGTTGATGCGCCAGAAGGAAATCGCCGAGCAGGCCAACCGCGCCAAATCCAATTTCCTTGCGGCGGCCAGTCATGATCTGCGGCAGCCGGTGCACGCGCTGGGTCTGTTCGTCGGCGCACTCAGTCTCGTTCCGATGCCACTGGAGGGTCAACGCCTGGTCGAGCGAATCGACGAATCGACCAATGCGCTGGATAATCTCTTCGCCGCGCTCATCGACATTTCCCGACTCGATGCCGGCGTCGTTGCGGCGAATTGCCGTCCATTTGCAATCGGCCCGATTCTGGATCGTGTCTGCCGCGACTTTGCGGGCGAGGCGACGAACAAAGGCCTCACTCTCTCATGCATGCCCTGTCGCGCGATCGTCGATTCTGACCCGACGCTGGTGGAGCGGATCGCGCGTAATCTGGTCTCCAATGCCGTACGCTATACCGACCGCGGCCGGATCGTCGTGGGGTGTCGGCGCAGGGGCTCACACATCGCCATGCAGGTGTGGGACACCGGTCGCGGGATTCCGCCTCATGAACAGAGTCACATATTCCAGGAGTACTACCAGATCGGAAATCCCGAACGGGATCGCGAGAAGGGTCTTGGTCTCGGCCTCGCGATTGTCCGTCGCCTGGCCGACCTGCTGGCATGCAAACTGGTTCTGCAGTCGAAATCTGGGCACGGGTCCTGTTTCGAGGTGTCGCTTGCGCGGTCCACCCGTGCCGCGACGTCTCTGATGGTGCCGGCCGTCGAAACCCATATCCTGTCCTCGACCGGTTTCGTGGTCGTCGTCGACGACGAACGCGCTATCCGGGAAGGGATGTCGAGCTTGCTGACCGGTTGGGGCTATGACGTTCTAACTGCCGCCTCAGCCGACGAAGCCATCAAGGCTTTGGCCGCCCGCATGGAGCGGCCGGACCTGCTGATCTGCGATTTGCGCCTGCGAGGCGAGAACGGAATCGAAGTCATCGAAATTCTGCGCGCCGAATATAACGAGCAGATTCCCGCCATGCTGATCACCGGGGATACGGGCGCCGATCAGCTAATCGATGCTCATGCGAGCGGATTCGTGTTACTCCACAAGCCTGTTCCCAACGGCAAAATGAGAGCGGTTATCACGAGACTCATTTCCGCCGGGTTGAACGAACAATTTGCGTCAGGCACCGAAGTCTAG
- a CDS encoding HD domain-containing phosphohydrolase, which yields MKPKSLYVTLSALMIGLVALVYSVLLLQEQSRGNTMLLRQAAEQAQYVGREAAAAVESELRPARVDVALLASSVLGRVSTQAERLRTLPVLAEALRSNTSVSAIYFATTSGSFMLLRRLNSALARENMGAPPGAAFGLQSVNRDTGVAVGAYSYFDADMREIERREMPDYDFDPRSRNWFELARHAGDGVAVQSQPYLFFTTGEPGVTLAEARSDIVVGADVSLETLSQLLSQTNISASAELLIATNGGELLAQSKGKDVSPASRFRVLPTVDAAASPLMKVLWHRRDGQGQLEPVQSVAGREWVAHSVTLAADARKNSAPLTLLIAAPRDELQASEIKSRRHGFYISLGLMLSMLPLVHWLANRIAQPLRNLAQQAEAITHFNFDGTDPQRSLIREVDRLATAMTTMKHTLHRFLEISSSLNAEHDFDTLMDRILRETMHISAASGGAVHLLSRDGSQLEPAALRLHGQAAIAEGPTWDVDVPHPVAAPVRALRTDSVVEMELARDDATNLAIFGSVFSSLGATRLRLLSMPLKNRQMEIIGTLTLSFPIGAGTEIQPLTSELIDLIRALSGTAALAIDNHLLLRTSRNLLASFIQLIAGAIDAKSPYTGGHCQRVPDLVKMLARATCDAKEGPFADFTMDADQWETLHIAAWLHDCGKVTTPDYVVDKATKLETIYNRIHEIRTRFEVLKRDALIERLEARLGAEGTGHARAESVDAHTRLDEEFAFIAACNHGGEYMSPEHQVRLREIAQTRWWRTLDNRLGLSAEERQRMGSAPAPLPAHELLLSDRPEHILPRPPGERLVPGNRWGFNISQPEHLYNRGELHNLSVSRGTLTSEERYKINEHMVQTIKMLGELPFPKHLQAVPEIAGGHHEQICGKGYPRGLTGAQMSPQARMMAVADVFEALTAEDRPYKPGKTLSEALEIMRRMTLDKHLDAELYELFLRSGVCMEYARRHMKSDSIDVDDVLRYSVRSEPVCS from the coding sequence ATGAAGCCAAAGAGCCTTTATGTCACGCTCAGCGCATTGATGATTGGACTCGTCGCGCTGGTCTACAGCGTCCTGTTGTTGCAGGAACAATCGCGCGGCAACACGATGCTGCTTCGGCAGGCCGCTGAGCAGGCACAGTACGTCGGACGCGAAGCCGCGGCAGCGGTCGAGTCCGAACTGCGTCCCGCGCGCGTCGACGTGGCCCTGCTTGCGTCCAGCGTACTCGGCCGCGTGTCGACCCAGGCTGAGCGTCTTCGCACGTTGCCCGTGCTGGCGGAAGCCTTGCGTAGCAACACGTCGGTATCCGCTATCTATTTCGCCACGACGTCCGGTTCATTCATGTTGCTGCGCCGACTGAACAGTGCATTGGCGCGCGAAAACATGGGCGCTCCGCCCGGAGCCGCTTTCGGCTTGCAGAGTGTCAACCGGGACACCGGCGTGGCGGTGGGGGCCTATAGTTATTTCGATGCGGACATGCGGGAAATCGAGCGTCGCGAGATGCCCGACTACGACTTCGATCCTCGCTCCCGTAACTGGTTCGAACTGGCCAGGCACGCAGGCGACGGCGTCGCGGTGCAGTCCCAGCCGTATCTGTTCTTTACGACGGGCGAACCCGGGGTCACGCTGGCGGAGGCCCGCTCGGATATCGTCGTGGGCGCGGACGTGAGTCTGGAGACCCTCAGTCAGTTGCTGTCGCAGACCAATATCAGCGCCTCGGCGGAATTGCTGATCGCCACGAACGGTGGTGAACTCCTTGCCCAATCGAAGGGCAAGGATGTCTCCCCGGCAAGTCGATTCCGCGTCCTGCCTACCGTCGACGCGGCCGCATCGCCATTGATGAAAGTACTCTGGCATCGGCGTGACGGGCAGGGGCAGCTTGAACCGGTGCAGTCGGTCGCCGGCCGGGAATGGGTGGCGCACTCAGTGACGTTGGCCGCGGATGCACGCAAGAACAGCGCGCCGCTGACGCTGCTGATCGCCGCACCGCGCGACGAGCTGCAGGCGTCGGAGATTAAAAGCCGCCGTCATGGGTTTTATATTTCTCTCGGTCTCATGCTGTCGATGTTGCCGCTGGTGCACTGGCTCGCCAATCGCATTGCGCAGCCGCTGCGCAACCTCGCACAGCAGGCGGAGGCGATCACGCATTTCAATTTCGACGGCACCGATCCTCAACGCAGCCTGATTCGGGAAGTGGACCGGCTCGCCACTGCAATGACGACCATGAAGCACACGTTGCATCGCTTCCTTGAGATCAGCAGTTCGCTGAATGCCGAGCACGATTTCGATACGCTAATGGATCGGATCCTCCGGGAGACCATGCATATCTCGGCTGCCAGCGGCGGCGCGGTGCATCTGCTGTCGCGCGACGGCAGCCAGCTCGAGCCTGCCGCATTGCGCTTGCACGGTCAGGCCGCGATCGCCGAGGGCCCCACGTGGGACGTCGACGTGCCGCATCCCGTCGCGGCGCCGGTCCGCGCGCTGCGCACGGACTCCGTCGTCGAAATGGAACTGGCGCGGGACGATGCGACCAATCTCGCTATCTTCGGATCGGTGTTCAGCAGTCTGGGCGCGACACGGTTACGGTTATTGTCCATGCCGTTGAAGAATCGCCAGATGGAGATCATTGGCACATTGACACTCAGTTTCCCGATAGGCGCCGGCACCGAAATCCAGCCGCTCACCTCCGAGCTGATCGATCTGATTCGCGCACTGTCGGGCACCGCCGCGTTGGCGATCGACAATCATCTGCTGTTGCGTACCTCCAGGAATCTTCTGGCGAGCTTCATTCAGCTCATTGCCGGCGCCATCGACGCAAAGAGTCCGTACACGGGTGGGCATTGCCAGCGTGTGCCGGATCTGGTCAAGATGCTCGCGCGCGCGACCTGCGACGCGAAGGAAGGTCCGTTCGCCGATTTCACGATGGACGCGGATCAGTGGGAAACACTGCACATCGCCGCGTGGTTGCACGATTGCGGCAAGGTCACCACACCCGACTACGTCGTCGACAAGGCCACCAAACTGGAGACGATCTATAACCGCATTCACGAGATTCGCACCCGCTTCGAGGTACTGAAACGAGATGCGTTGATCGAGCGCCTGGAGGCAAGACTGGGTGCGGAAGGGACCGGCCATGCCCGGGCGGAGTCGGTCGACGCCCACACCCGACTGGACGAAGAATTTGCGTTCATCGCCGCGTGCAACCACGGCGGGGAATACATGAGCCCGGAGCATCAGGTTCGCCTGCGGGAAATCGCGCAAACACGCTGGTGGCGCACGCTGGACAACCGTCTCGGACTTTCGGCGGAAGAGCGGCAGCGGATGGGCAGTGCGCCGGCGCCGCTGCCGGCCCACGAGCTGTTGTTGTCGGACCGGCCCGAGCATATCTTGCCGCGCCCGCCTGGCGAGCGTCTGGTTCCGGGTAATCGTTGGGGTTTCAACATTTCGCAACCGGAGCACCTGTACAACCGCGGCGAATTGCACAATCTGTCGGTTTCACGGGGCACGCTGACGAGCGAGGAGCGGTACAAGATCAACGAGCACATGGTGCAGACGATCAAGATGCTGGGTGAGCTTCCATTTCCCAAGCATCTTCAGGCCGTTCCGGAAATAGCGGGCGGTCATCATGAGCAGATCTGCGGCAAAGGTTATCCGAGAGGGTTGACTGGAGCGCAGATGAGTCCGCAGGCTCGCATGATGGCGGTTGCCGATGTATTCGAGGCGCTAACCGCGGAGGACCGACCTTACAAGCCGGGAAAAACGCTGTCGGAAGCACTCGAAATCATGCGCCGCATGACGTTGGACAAGCACCTGGATGCCGAGCTCTACGAACTCTTTCTGCGTTCAGGCGTGTGCATGGAATATGCGCGACGCCATATGAAATCCGATTCGATAGACGTTGACGACGTGCTGCGCTATTCCGTGCGCAGTGAACCCGTCTGTTCGTGA